From a single Micrococcales bacterium genomic region:
- a CDS encoding ABC transporter permease, whose protein sequence is MITALRTELRKITTTRAWWINAVVMFGYMVVMSAIMAASFVLGMRAAEGTEASPGELVLDPQAAASSVYTLAVALGYIFPALLGAMVVTTEFRHHTITPTLLAEPRRSLVLGCKLAAVLPFGIAVAVAGVLGAVIGGAATLAVMGEPTFLSDAQMQRTIALSVVALVIWSLVGVGFGSVLTNQVAAIVVLLAFTQFVEPLLRLLLAQFDATEMISKFLPGAAGEAIAGSSLYVSSGLADLLQPWQGVLVLLAYAVVFTVIGRLTTFRRDIG, encoded by the coding sequence ATGATCACCGCGCTGCGCACCGAACTACGCAAGATCACCACCACCCGGGCCTGGTGGATCAACGCCGTCGTGATGTTCGGCTACATGGTGGTCATGTCGGCGATCATGGCCGCGTCCTTCGTGCTCGGAATGCGCGCGGCCGAGGGGACCGAGGCCTCCCCCGGGGAGCTCGTGCTGGACCCGCAGGCCGCGGCGTCGTCGGTCTACACGCTGGCCGTGGCGCTGGGCTACATCTTCCCCGCGCTGCTCGGAGCCATGGTCGTCACCACTGAGTTCCGCCACCACACGATCACCCCGACGCTGCTGGCCGAACCGCGGCGCAGCCTGGTGCTGGGGTGCAAACTGGCCGCCGTGCTGCCGTTCGGGATCGCGGTGGCGGTGGCGGGCGTGCTGGGTGCGGTCATCGGAGGCGCGGCGACGCTGGCCGTGATGGGCGAACCGACTTTCCTCTCCGACGCCCAGATGCAGCGCACGATCGCCCTGTCGGTGGTCGCCCTTGTGATCTGGTCGCTGGTCGGGGTCGGCTTCGGCTCGGTGTTGACCAACCAGGTCGCAGCGATCGTCGTGCTGCTGGCGTTCACCCAGTTCGTAGAGCCCTTGCTGCGACTGCTGCTCGCACAGTTCGACGCCACGGAGATGATCTCGAAGTTCCTGCCGGGCGCCGCCGGGGAGGCCATCGCCGGCTCGAGCCTCTACGTCAGTTCCGGTCTGGCCGATCTGCTGCAGCCGTGGCAGGGAGTGCTGGTGCTGCTCGCCTACGCCGTCGTGTTCACGGTCATCGGGCGACTGACGACGTTCCGCCGGGACATCGGCTAG